A single region of the Nicotiana sylvestris chromosome 6, ASM39365v2, whole genome shotgun sequence genome encodes:
- the LOC138871543 gene encoding uncharacterized protein — protein sequence MASRKLRPYFQCHPISVVTAYTLHNILHKYELSGRLAKWAIELSEYDITYQPRTAIKSQVLADFVTDFSRGIQLEVEKELQIFNGSNAGTWTLFTDGSSNVKGAGLGIILVPLTGETIRQAIKFHPNTNNEAEYEVVIAGLELARELGIEQIPRDENAEADALVNLVSAAEVTNEENAYVIHLFHSVLEQDKNEVNYNNLTLDWRNDIVNFSQYGILPEDKKKAQALRKKAARYYLNQGNLYRKMFGGPLARCLGPYQIEYVMREIHEGLCGNHAGGRSLVKTMISSGYYWPKMEEDAKNFVAKCDKCQRYGNNMHRPAELLHPVVAPWPFMK from the exons ATGGCATCTaggaaattaagaccttatttccAATGTCATCCTATTTCCGTGGTAACTGCCTATACCTTACATAATATATTGCATAAATACGAGTTATCGGGTAGATTAGCCAAATGGGcaatagaactaagtgaatatgacattacatatcaacctagaactgcaATAAAGTCACAGGTTTTAGCAGATTTCGTGACAGATTTTAGCCGAGGGATACAGTTAGAAGTAGAAAAAGAACTGCAGATATTTAACGGATCTAATGCAGGTACatggaccttatttactgatggttcatcaaatgtaaaaggagcaggtctGGGCATTATCCTGGTACCACTTACGGGTGAAACCATAAGACAAGCAATAAAGTTCCATCCAAACACTAATaatgaggcagaatatgaagttgtgattgcaggtttagagttGGCACGAGAGCTCGGAATAGAGCAG ATACCAAGAGACGAAAATGCTGAGGCAGATGCTCTAGTTAATCTTGTATCTGCTGCAGAagtaacaaatgaagaaaatgcttatgtgattcatttgtttcattcagtacttgaacaagacaaaaatgaggtaaattacAATAATCTAACTTTGGATTGGAGGAACGATATTGTCAATTTTTCGCAGTATGGAATTttacctgaagataagaaaaaggctcaagcacttcgcaaaaaagctgctcgctactatttaaatcaaggcaatctttatcgaaaaatgttcggtggtcctcTAGCAAGATGCCTTGGGCCTTATCAAATAGAGTACgtgatgagagaaatacacgagggactTTGTGGAAATCATGCTGGAGGAAGATCTTTGGTAAAAACCATGATTAGTTCCGGCTATtattggccaaaaatggaagaagacgcGAAAAATTTTGTGGCaaaatgtgacaagtgccaaagatatggtaacaacatgcatcgaccagctgaattattacatccggtcgttgcaccatggccttttatgaagtAG
- the LOC138871544 gene encoding uncharacterized protein has product MATKDEVRSEYQKVRCPLQVPPRTRVQNRGLHCPKIGGRKHDSTGTPQRIVERPGRTNFARGCEKHQGTPKPPSPTHTVHMIIGSGDDASINTVKFTATHKIKWSITHKRYDKLEESIIFSKSDTDGLVFPHYDALVIIFRILDTDMRCIMVDNESSVCIIHPRVLAQMKLEDKIMLHCITLTGFNNAVERTSREITLHFLVGGITLETTFHIMDQDTTYNAIIGRPWIHTMRSIPSSLYQVIKFLSPLGIFSI; this is encoded by the coding sequence ATGGCCACAAAAGATGAGGTCAGATCCGAATACCAGAAAGTCAGATGCCCTTTGCAAGTTCCACCAAGAACGAGGGTACAAAATCGAGGATTGCATTGCCCTAAGATAGGAGGTCGTAAACATGATTCGACAGGGACACCTCAAAGAATTGTTGAGCGACCGGGAAGGACCAACTTTGCCAGAGGATGCGAAAAGCATCAGGGAACGCCGAAACCGCCCTCGCCAACTCATACTGTCCACATGATCATCGGCAGTGGGGACGATGCTTCTATCAACACCGTGAAGTTCACTGCAACCCACAAGATCAAATGGTCAATCACCCACAAACGGTATGACAAGCTCGAAGAGAGTATCATCTTCAGTAAGTCAGATACTGATGGTTTGgttttccctcactatgatgccctTGTTATTATTTTTCGAATTCTAGATACCGACATGAGATGCATTATGGTAGACAATGAGAGCAGCGTGTGTATTATCCATCCTCGAGTACTTGCACAAATGAAACTCGAGGATAAGATAATGTTGCATTGTATCACACTAAcgggttttaacaatgcagttgagcgAACATCGAGAGAAATCACACTCCATTTCCTGGTTGGTGGCATCACTCTGGAAACCACCTTCCATATCATGGACCAAGACACTACGTACAATGCCATAATAGGTCGACCATGGATACACACCATGAGATCCATCCCTTCCAGCTTATACCAAGTCATCAAATTCCTAAGTCCATTAGGAATCTTCAGCATATGA